One genomic window of Brevundimonas vesicularis includes the following:
- a CDS encoding ABC transporter ATP-binding protein, translated as MSLLALENIQARLGKAVVLDGVSLSVMAGEIVALCGPNGAGKSSAIRAAAGLLETTGGQIRLGGADIVDLSHRQRAERVAYLPQERRIAWNLPAAEVAALGAPFLSGADALARARTALDEVGAGHLADRGVAEMSGGERARVLLARALVVDAPLLLADEPIAGLDPDAQRLVLERLRARADDGAGVLVSLHDLTLAATVADRIVVLDRGRDVADAPPIQALSPAVLREVFGLDGAWIEGPNGPLLAARRAQ; from the coding sequence GTGAGCCTGTTGGCGCTGGAGAACATTCAGGCGCGACTGGGCAAGGCCGTCGTGCTGGATGGGGTAAGCCTGTCGGTCATGGCGGGCGAGATCGTGGCCCTGTGCGGGCCGAACGGCGCGGGCAAGAGCAGCGCGATCCGCGCCGCTGCGGGCCTGCTGGAGACGACCGGCGGACAAATCAGGTTGGGCGGCGCGGACATTGTCGATCTGTCCCATCGCCAGCGGGCGGAACGCGTCGCCTATCTGCCGCAGGAACGGCGCATCGCCTGGAATCTGCCGGCGGCAGAGGTGGCGGCGCTCGGCGCGCCGTTTCTGTCTGGCGCTGATGCGCTGGCGCGCGCGCGAACCGCTCTGGACGAAGTCGGCGCCGGTCATCTGGCGGACCGTGGCGTTGCGGAGATGTCGGGCGGCGAGCGTGCGCGGGTTCTGCTGGCGCGCGCCCTTGTCGTCGATGCGCCGCTGCTGCTGGCCGACGAGCCGATCGCCGGGCTGGACCCGGATGCGCAGCGTCTGGTGCTGGAGCGCCTGAGGGCGCGCGCTGACGATGGGGCAGGGGTGCTGGTCAGCCTTCACGACCTGACCCTGGCTGCCACCGTCGCGGATCGCATCGTCGTGCTGGATCGGGGGCGAGACGTTGCTGACGCCCCACCGATCCAGGCCCTGTCGCCCGCCGTCCTGCGGGAGGTCTTCGGGCTGGACGGCGCGTGGATCGAGGGACCGAACGGGCCGCTGCTGGCGGCCCGCCGGGCTCAGTAG
- a CDS encoding lytic transglycosylase domain-containing protein: MIATSLAAALAVLAPNPQDVLPTQPVPYASASSSVPGYSATYQGRVLNDQDTALFRQGLAAARARDVFGAQSAMSQIRDASARKLVEWALIDTSGEQLSYSDLARGQSDLAGWPRGESRRAAAEKVLDRSGMGADAALALMSDGKPTTVEGAIAYASALQQRGRQDEARVLVRDWWRTRSFDDAPQSRILSQWGSWLTPADHETRLNMLLLGPHGPATRSMINLVSPDRAAIANTVMTLRSAYSPDAVVANLTPAQAADPAVVLERVRLLRSQNRQSEGFALLANLPPAPGHTTGDNTLWSERRNYFLDALQQGNWRAAYDAMNGHGFSSGDRMVDAEFFAGWVALTKLNQPEVAARHFEALRTASSTPITQGRAFYWLGRAAEARGERDAALAYYRNGAQHWQTFYGQLAAEKAGMTTLQLPGEPVPSQADIARFEGNEIVRATRILGETGEMSLLRVFAYQLDNDLPTINDLALLMDLSRGYGEGFTAMMVGRAASQRGFVMPERMYPVRIPPQVAGAAPLEFTQAITRQESSFDPRARSGADARGMMQFLPSTASGVARRLGMSYSAEQLWDPDYNMTLGSYHLGELMAANNGSMLLATVGYNAGPARPSQWIARCGDPRGDAIKTIDFIECAPFTETRNYMMRVMENMAVYKARLNGGTAPLTPSADISRGLAAGARPYIAY; encoded by the coding sequence ATGATCGCGACCAGTCTGGCGGCGGCCCTCGCCGTTCTTGCGCCGAACCCGCAGGACGTCCTGCCTACCCAGCCTGTGCCCTATGCCTCGGCGTCTTCGTCAGTGCCCGGCTATTCGGCGACATATCAGGGCCGCGTGCTGAACGATCAGGACACGGCGCTGTTTCGTCAGGGGCTGGCGGCTGCCCGTGCGCGCGACGTGTTCGGCGCCCAGTCCGCCATGTCGCAGATCAGGGACGCCTCTGCTCGCAAACTGGTCGAATGGGCGCTGATCGACACCTCGGGCGAGCAACTGTCCTACTCTGACCTCGCGCGCGGTCAATCCGATCTGGCGGGATGGCCGCGCGGCGAATCAAGACGCGCCGCCGCCGAAAAGGTGCTGGACCGCTCCGGCATGGGCGCGGACGCGGCCCTGGCCCTGATGTCCGACGGAAAGCCGACGACGGTCGAGGGCGCCATCGCCTATGCCTCCGCGCTGCAGCAGCGCGGCCGTCAGGATGAGGCGCGCGTCCTGGTCCGCGACTGGTGGCGCACCCGGTCGTTCGATGACGCGCCGCAATCGCGTATCCTCAGCCAATGGGGCTCCTGGTTGACGCCCGCCGATCACGAGACGCGGCTGAACATGCTGCTGCTCGGTCCGCACGGACCGGCGACGCGCAGCATGATCAATCTGGTCTCGCCCGATCGCGCCGCCATCGCGAACACGGTCATGACCCTTCGCTCGGCCTACAGCCCCGACGCCGTCGTCGCCAATCTGACGCCGGCCCAGGCCGCCGATCCGGCTGTCGTGCTGGAGCGCGTTCGCCTGCTGCGATCGCAAAATCGGCAGTCCGAAGGCTTTGCTCTGCTGGCCAATCTTCCGCCGGCGCCGGGCCATACGACCGGCGACAACACCCTGTGGAGCGAGCGCCGCAACTACTTCCTCGACGCCCTGCAACAGGGCAACTGGCGCGCGGCCTATGACGCCATGAACGGTCACGGCTTCAGCTCGGGTGACCGGATGGTGGACGCCGAGTTTTTCGCCGGTTGGGTCGCCCTGACCAAGCTGAACCAGCCCGAAGTCGCCGCCCGCCACTTCGAAGCCCTGCGCACCGCCTCATCCACGCCGATCACTCAGGGCCGCGCCTTCTACTGGCTGGGTCGCGCCGCCGAGGCGCGCGGCGAACGCGACGCCGCCCTCGCCTACTATCGTAACGGCGCCCAGCACTGGCAGACCTTCTATGGGCAGTTGGCGGCCGAGAAGGCGGGCATGACCACGCTTCAGCTGCCCGGCGAACCTGTGCCGTCCCAAGCAGATATCGCCCGCTTCGAAGGCAATGAGATCGTCCGCGCCACGCGCATCTTGGGCGAGACGGGCGAAATGAGCCTGCTGCGCGTCTTCGCCTATCAGCTGGACAACGACCTGCCGACCATCAACGACCTGGCCCTGCTGATGGACCTGTCGCGCGGCTATGGCGAGGGTTTCACCGCCATGATGGTGGGCCGCGCCGCCAGCCAGCGGGGCTTCGTCATGCCCGAGCGCATGTATCCCGTCCGCATCCCGCCCCAGGTCGCCGGCGCCGCCCCGCTGGAGTTCACCCAGGCGATCACGCGACAGGAATCCAGCTTCGATCCCCGCGCTCGCTCCGGCGCCGATGCGCGCGGCATGATGCAGTTCCTGCCGTCCACGGCCTCCGGCGTCGCCCGCCGTCTGGGCATGAGCTATTCCGCCGAGCAGTTGTGGGATCCCGACTACAACATGACCCTGGGCAGCTACCACTTGGGCGAGCTGATGGCGGCGAACAACGGCTCCATGCTGCTGGCGACGGTCGGCTATAACGCCGGACCGGCGCGCCCCAGCCAGTGGATCGCCCGTTGCGGCGACCCGCGCGGCGATGCGATCAAGACCATCGACTTCATCGAGTGCGCGCCCTTCACCGAGACGCGCAACTACATGATGCGGGTGATGGAGAACATGGCGGTCTACAAGGCGCGCCTGAACGGCGGCACGGCGCCGCTGACGCCGTCGGCCGACATTTCGCGCGGATTGGCGGCCGGCGCGCGGCCCTACATCGCCTACTGA
- the dapA gene encoding 4-hydroxy-tetrahydrodipicolinate synthase has protein sequence MNAPLFKGVITALITPLRDGNVDEAAFAKLLERQIAAGVHGVVPMGTTGEGASMDLDEHKHVIELCVRLTAGRIAVIAGTGSPYTKEAIDLTRHAKTVGADGALIVTPYYIRPSQAGMAAHFEAVADAVQLPILLYNVPGRTGADLSNETVARLAAHPNIVGIKDATGDMSRVSWMRANIDGQFDLISGDDPSYLGYHAHGGVGLISVASNVAPEAMVALHNAMTAGDYATARDWQDRLISLCKALFLDNSPAPTKYALAKLGLCNEEARLPLSPTSDAVKPFIDRAMAAAGVI, from the coding sequence ATGAACGCCCCCTTGTTCAAGGGCGTGATCACCGCCCTGATCACACCACTTCGTGACGGAAACGTGGACGAAGCCGCATTCGCCAAACTGCTCGAGCGTCAGATCGCCGCAGGGGTTCACGGCGTCGTCCCGATGGGCACGACGGGCGAGGGCGCCAGCATGGATCTGGATGAGCACAAGCACGTCATAGAACTGTGCGTGCGTCTGACGGCCGGGCGCATCGCCGTCATCGCCGGCACCGGATCGCCCTATACCAAGGAAGCCATCGACCTGACCCGCCACGCCAAGACGGTGGGCGCCGATGGGGCTTTGATCGTGACGCCGTATTATATTCGCCCGTCCCAGGCGGGCATGGCGGCCCATTTCGAAGCGGTGGCCGACGCGGTTCAACTGCCGATCCTGCTTTACAATGTGCCGGGCCGGACGGGGGCCGATCTGTCCAATGAGACAGTGGCGCGGCTGGCGGCCCACCCCAACATCGTCGGCATCAAGGACGCCACGGGCGACATGAGCCGTGTCAGCTGGATGCGCGCAAACATCGATGGCCAGTTCGACCTGATCTCGGGCGACGACCCCAGCTATCTCGGCTACCACGCCCATGGCGGCGTCGGCCTGATCTCGGTGGCGTCCAATGTCGCGCCCGAGGCCATGGTCGCCTTACACAATGCGATGACCGCCGGAGATTATGCCACAGCACGGGATTGGCAGGACCGACTGATCAGTCTGTGCAAGGCGTTGTTCCTAGACAACTCGCCCGCGCCGACGAAATACGCCCTGGCCAAGCTTGGCTTGTGCAATGAGGAGGCGCGTCTGCCGCTGTCGCCGACTTCCGATGCGGTCAAACCCTTTATCGACCGCGCCATGGCGGCGGCGGGCGTTATCTGA
- the smpB gene encoding SsrA-binding protein SmpB — translation MAPKPQSKSKVIAENRRARFDYFLEDNIEAGIQLLGTEIKALRDGRANIAESYAAVEGREIVLINADIPPYKQANRFNHEPRRPRKLLLHRKQIDKLMGAVQRDGQTIIPLKLYLNDAGKAKLEIALAKGKKLHDKREASAERDWQRDKARLMRDKG, via the coding sequence ATGGCCCCCAAGCCGCAATCGAAGTCCAAGGTCATCGCTGAAAACCGCCGCGCGCGGTTCGACTATTTCCTGGAAGACAATATCGAGGCCGGGATCCAACTGCTGGGCACCGAGATCAAGGCGTTGCGCGACGGCCGGGCCAATATCGCCGAAAGCTATGCGGCGGTGGAGGGGCGCGAGATCGTGCTGATCAACGCCGATATCCCGCCGTACAAACAGGCAAACCGCTTCAACCACGAGCCGCGCCGACCCCGTAAGCTGCTGCTGCACAGAAAGCAGATCGACAAGTTGATGGGGGCGGTTCAGCGCGACGGCCAGACCATCATTCCGCTGAAGCTCTATCTGAACGATGCAGGCAAGGCGAAGCTGGAGATCGCGTTGGCCAAGGGCAAGAAGCTGCACGACAAGCGCGAGGCTTCGGCCGAACGCGACTGGCAGCGCGACAAGGCCCGCCTGATGCGTGACAAGGGCTGA
- a CDS encoding uracil-DNA glycosylase yields the protein MTLTPEPPRDCPLCPRLVAYRQENARQNPDWWNGPAPSFGDPNARLLIAGLAPGRTGANRTGRPFTGDHAGWLLYDTLKKAGFAHGHYDPNGDDDLTLTDCMITNAVRCAPPANKPLPIEETTCRPFLIDRLKLLPNLKVIVTLGDVSRRNILKAFGRPASAMPAGHGAQGEAGGYVILNSYHCSRLNTNTGRLTPQMFEDIFARARTMIEA from the coding sequence ATGACCCTGACGCCCGAACCGCCTCGCGACTGCCCCCTATGTCCTCGCTTGGTCGCCTATCGTCAGGAGAATGCTCGCCAGAATCCAGACTGGTGGAACGGACCGGCCCCCTCGTTCGGCGATCCGAACGCGCGTCTGCTGATCGCCGGCCTCGCGCCCGGCCGAACCGGCGCCAACCGGACGGGACGTCCCTTCACTGGCGATCACGCCGGCTGGCTGTTGTACGACACCCTGAAGAAGGCCGGGTTTGCGCACGGCCATTACGATCCCAACGGCGACGATGACCTGACGCTGACGGACTGCATGATCACCAATGCGGTCCGGTGCGCCCCGCCGGCGAACAAGCCCCTGCCGATCGAGGAAACGACCTGCCGTCCCTTCCTGATCGACCGGCTCAAACTGCTGCCGAATCTGAAGGTGATCGTGACCTTGGGCGACGTCTCGCGCCGCAATATCCTGAAAGCGTTCGGACGGCCTGCGTCAGCGATGCCGGCGGGTCACGGGGCGCAGGGCGAAGCCGGCGGCTACGTCATTCTGAACAGCTATCACTGTTCCCGCCTGAACACGAACACCGGTCGCCTGACGCCGCAGATGTTTGAGGATATCTTCGCGCGCGCCCGAACCATGATCGAGGCCTGA
- a CDS encoding NYN domain-containing protein, translating into MFHPNDRLAIFIDGSNLYSAARALQHDMDFRRMLDWFRERSILTRAYYYTAVVEGEEFSPVKPLVDWLDYNGFSVVTKPVKRFTDNSGHSRIKGNMDIEIAVDMLELAPHIDHAVLFSGDGDFRRVVQAIQAKGVRVTVISTQKTQPPHIADELRRQADDFLDLNDLMADFGRPKAAQ; encoded by the coding sequence ATGTTTCATCCCAACGACCGGCTGGCGATCTTTATCGATGGCTCCAACCTCTACTCCGCAGCCCGAGCCTTGCAGCACGACATGGATTTCCGGCGGATGCTGGACTGGTTCCGCGAGAGGTCCATCCTGACGCGTGCATACTACTATACGGCCGTGGTCGAGGGCGAAGAATTCTCGCCGGTGAAGCCGCTGGTGGACTGGCTCGACTACAACGGCTTTTCGGTCGTCACCAAGCCGGTGAAGCGGTTCACGGACAATAGCGGCCACAGCCGGATCAAAGGCAATATGGACATCGAGATCGCGGTGGACATGCTGGAGCTGGCTCCGCACATCGACCATGCGGTGCTGTTCTCCGGCGATGGCGACTTCAGGCGTGTGGTTCAGGCGATCCAGGCCAAGGGCGTGCGGGTCACTGTCATCTCGACCCAGAAGACCCAGCCGCCGCATATCGCTGACGAACTGCGTCGTCAGGCCGACGACTTCCTGGACCTGAACGATCTGATGGCCGACTTCGGCCGCCCGAAGGCCGCCCAATGA
- the folK gene encoding 2-amino-4-hydroxy-6-hydroxymethyldihydropteridine diphosphokinase has product MVEAVEKDKKSDRAVAVGIDDGFDLNDAVIVALGCNDKGAWSSCTEALEAALARFRSEGIDVVARSSWWSSQAWPDPHDPAFLNGVVIVRTEHDPHALMAALGRIEDAFGRERSVRNAPRTLDLDLIAYGRLSGDLQGLILPHPRAAERRFVMGPIAEIAPAWTHPHGRTASDLAASASIGADARPS; this is encoded by the coding sequence ATGGTCGAAGCCGTGGAAAAAGATAAAAAATCGGATCGCGCGGTCGCCGTCGGAATCGATGACGGGTTCGACCTGAATGATGCAGTCATCGTGGCCCTGGGCTGCAATGACAAGGGGGCATGGTCTTCCTGCACCGAAGCGCTGGAGGCGGCGCTCGCGCGTTTTCGCAGCGAGGGGATTGATGTCGTCGCACGCTCGTCGTGGTGGTCGTCCCAGGCCTGGCCCGATCCGCACGACCCAGCCTTTCTGAATGGCGTGGTCATCGTACGCACAGAACACGATCCGCATGCTCTGATGGCGGCGCTCGGCCGGATCGAGGACGCGTTCGGCCGCGAGCGGTCGGTTCGCAATGCGCCGCGGACGCTGGATCTGGACCTGATCGCCTACGGACGATTGAGCGGTGATCTGCAGGGGTTGATCCTGCCCCATCCCCGCGCGGCCGAGCGCCGGTTCGTCATGGGCCCCATCGCCGAGATCGCTCCGGCGTGGACGCATCCGCATGGCCGGACCGCGAGCGATCTGGCCGCTTCCGCCTCCATCGGCGCCGACGCTCGCCCGAGCTGA
- the rpoZ gene encoding DNA-directed RNA polymerase subunit omega: MARVTVEDCIEKVPNRFGLVLMAGHRARSIANGAALTIDRDNDKNPVVALREIADDTVVPDELRETIITTLQRVDERTEAEDEAETVALLASPQHMNMAEAELIRALQSDRDGGQEERY; the protein is encoded by the coding sequence ATGGCCCGCGTCACCGTCGAAGACTGCATCGAGAAGGTTCCGAACCGCTTTGGTCTGGTGCTGATGGCTGGCCACCGCGCCCGCAGCATCGCCAACGGCGCCGCCCTGACGATCGACCGCGACAACGACAAGAACCCTGTCGTCGCCCTGCGCGAGATCGCCGACGACACCGTCGTGCCGGACGAGCTGCGCGAGACCATCATCACCACGCTGCAACGCGTCGATGAGCGGACGGAAGCCGAGGACGAGGCGGAAACGGTCGCCCTGCTGGCCTCGCCGCAGCACATGAACATGGCCGAGGCGGAACTGATCCGCGCCCTGCAAAGCGACCGCGACGGCGGTCAGGAGGAGCGGTACTGA